A window of Halomonas sp. H10-9-1 contains these coding sequences:
- the accD gene encoding acetyl-CoA carboxylase, carboxyltransferase subunit beta, which produces MSWLDKIVPSIGRIQRHDRRAGVPDGLWRKCPKCESVLYLPELEKQHNVCPKCDHHLRLTARQRLDWFLDKEGREELAAEVEPVDRLKFRDSKKYKDRLAAAQKETGEKDALIAMRGTLDGLPVVTVAFEFSFMGGSMGAVVGEKFVRAATLALEERIPLICFSASGGARMQEALFSLMQMAKTSAALEKLKQAGVPYISVLTDPVFGGVSASLAMLGDLNVAEPNALIGFAGPRVIEQTVREKLPEGFQRSEFLLEHGTVDMIVHRRDMRHRLGRVLRKLTHQPAIDEPEPEPEPALAPESDLVAAAEQGQVAESPEPAVAAPGGEARDAGPEGGAPLDEEASGEERR; this is translated from the coding sequence ATGAGCTGGCTAGACAAGATCGTGCCCTCCATCGGGCGTATCCAGCGCCACGACCGCCGCGCAGGCGTACCCGACGGGCTGTGGCGCAAGTGTCCCAAGTGCGAATCGGTGCTGTACCTTCCCGAGCTCGAGAAGCAGCACAACGTCTGCCCCAAGTGCGATCACCACCTGCGCCTGACCGCCCGCCAGCGGCTCGACTGGTTTCTCGACAAGGAGGGCCGAGAGGAGCTCGCCGCCGAGGTGGAGCCCGTCGATCGCCTCAAGTTTCGTGACTCCAAGAAGTACAAGGACCGCCTGGCCGCGGCGCAGAAAGAGACCGGCGAGAAGGACGCCCTGATCGCCATGCGTGGCACCCTGGATGGCCTGCCGGTGGTCACCGTGGCCTTCGAGTTCTCCTTCATGGGCGGCTCCATGGGCGCCGTGGTGGGCGAGAAGTTCGTGCGCGCCGCCACTCTTGCCCTCGAGGAGCGCATCCCGCTCATCTGCTTCTCCGCCTCCGGCGGGGCGCGCATGCAGGAGGCGCTGTTCTCGCTGATGCAGATGGCCAAGACCTCGGCGGCGCTGGAGAAGCTCAAGCAGGCTGGTGTGCCCTACATCTCGGTGCTCACCGATCCCGTGTTCGGCGGGGTCTCGGCGTCGCTGGCCATGCTCGGTGACCTCAACGTGGCCGAGCCCAACGCCCTGATCGGCTTCGCCGGCCCGCGGGTCATCGAGCAGACCGTGCGCGAGAAGCTTCCGGAAGGCTTCCAGCGCAGCGAGTTCTTGCTCGAGCATGGCACCGTGGACATGATCGTGCACCGTCGCGACATGCGTCATCGCCTGGGGCGGGTGCTGCGTAAGCTGACCCATCAGCCCGCCATCGACGAACCCGAACCTGAGCCCGAGCCAGCGCTGGCTCCGGAGTCGGACCTGGTCGCGGCGGCCGAGCAGGGGCAGGTTGCCGAGTCACCCGAGCCGGCCGTAGCCGCCCCGGGTGGCGAGGCACGAGATGCCGGCCCCGAGGGTGGGGCACCACTGGACGAAGAAGCGTCCGGTGAAGAGCGGCGCTGA
- the trpA gene encoding tryptophan synthase subunit alpha, with protein MNRIDQRFAELKTQGRRALIPYITAGDPSPEHTVGFMHALVEAGADILELGVPFSDPMADGPVIQKACERALRHGVRLSHLFEMVREFRQTDSATPVVLMGYLNPMERIGLASFAEQAAAAGVDGVLAVDMPPEEAEELGPLLKSHGLASIFLVAPTTSEERAATICAHGEGYLYYVSLKGVTGSAILNASDVADHLAPLRRMTDLPLCVGFGIRDGASAAEVGKVADGVIVGSALVGRIAANAETPEAIPAELKAVLGEMRQALDALGA; from the coding sequence ATGAATCGTATCGATCAACGTTTCGCCGAACTCAAGACCCAGGGACGCCGCGCGCTGATTCCCTATATCACCGCTGGTGACCCCTCGCCCGAGCATACGGTGGGCTTCATGCACGCTCTGGTCGAGGCCGGTGCCGACATCCTCGAGCTGGGTGTGCCCTTCTCCGACCCCATGGCCGACGGCCCGGTGATCCAGAAAGCCTGCGAACGGGCGCTCCGGCACGGCGTGCGCCTCTCCCACCTGTTCGAGATGGTGCGCGAGTTCCGCCAGACCGACAGCGCCACGCCGGTGGTGCTGATGGGGTACCTCAACCCCATGGAGCGCATCGGCCTGGCGAGCTTCGCCGAGCAGGCCGCGGCGGCCGGCGTCGACGGTGTGCTGGCGGTGGACATGCCCCCCGAGGAGGCCGAGGAGCTCGGTCCGTTGCTCAAGTCGCACGGGCTCGCTTCGATCTTTCTCGTTGCGCCTACCACTTCCGAGGAGCGGGCCGCTACAATATGTGCCCATGGCGAGGGCTATCTTTACTACGTTTCACTGAAGGGCGTCACCGGCTCGGCCATCCTCAATGCGTCGGACGTTGCCGACCATCTGGCCCCGCTGCGGCGCATGACCGACCTGCCGCTGTGCGTGGGCTTCGGCATTCGCGATGGCGCCTCCGCCGCCGAGGTGGGCAAGGTGGCCGATGGGGTCATCGTCGGCTCGGCGCTGGTCGGCCGCATCGCCGCCAATGCCGAGACCCCCGAGGCGATTCCCGCCGAGCTCAAGGCAGTGCTCGGCGAGATGCGTCAGGCCCTGGACGCGCTGGGCGCCTGA